One Buteo buteo chromosome 5, bButBut1.hap1.1, whole genome shotgun sequence DNA window includes the following coding sequences:
- the MFN2 gene encoding mitofusin-2 isoform X1 — translation MSLLFTRSKSIVAVKKDKRHMAEVNASPLKHFVTAKKKINGIFEQLAAYINESSSFLEETHKNIELDPVTTEEQVLEVKGYLSKVSGISEVLARRHMKVAFFGRTSNGKSTVINAMLWDKVLPSGIGHTTNCFLRVEGTDGHEAFLLTEGSEEKKSVKTVNQLAHALHQDELLNAGSLVSVMWPNSKCPLLKDDLVLMDSPGIDVTTELDSWIDKFCLDADVFVLVANSESTLMQTEKQFFHKVNERLSRPNIFILNNRWDASASEPEYMEEVRRQHMERCTSFLVDELGVVDRAQAGDRIFFVSAKEVLNARIQRAQGMPEGGGALADGFQVRMFEFQNFERRFEECISQSAVKTKFEQHTVRAKQIAEDVRLIMDSVHIAAQEQRVYCLEMREERQERLGFIDKQLELLTQDYKRKIKQITEEVERQVSNAMAEEIRRLSVLVDEYQADFHPSQVVLKVYKSELHKHIEEGLGRNMSDRCSNAITASLQTMQQEMIDGLKPLLPVSLRGQIDMLIPRQCFMLSYDLNCDKLCADFQEDIEFHFSLGWTMLVNRFLGPKNGRRALMGYNDQVQRPLTPANPSLPPLPQGSMTQEELMVSMVTGLASLTSRTSMGIIVVGGVVWKAVGWRLIALSFGLYGLLYVYERLTWTTKAKERAFKRQFVEYAGEKLQLIVSYTGSNCSHQVQQELAGTFAHLCQQVDVTRENLEQEISAMNKKIEVLDSLQSKAKLLRNKAGWLDSELNMFTHQYLQQSR, via the exons ATGTCCCTGTTGTTTACTCGTTCCAAGTCAATAGTTGCAGTGAAGAAGGATAAAAGACACATGGCTGAGGTAAATGCTTCTCCGCTTAAGCATTTTGTCACTGCAAAGAAGAAGATCAATGGTATCTTTGAACAGCTGGCTGCATACATCAATGAGAGCTCCTCATTCCTGGAAG aAACACACAAGAACATAGAGCTTGATCCTGTCACCACAGAAGAGCAGGTGCTGGAAGTCAAAGGCTACCTGTCAAAAGTCAGTGGCATTAGTGAAGTGTTGGCAAGACGACACATGAAAGTTGCTTTTTTTGGAAG GACAAGCAACGGGAAAAGCACTGTGATAAATGCCATGCTATGGGACAAAGTCCTTCCTTCAGGAATTGGACACACCACTAATTGTTTCTTGCGTGTAGAAGGGACAGATGGACATGAAGCTTTCCTGCTTACTGAAGgctcagaggaaaagaagagtgTTAAG ACAGTAAACCAGCTGGCTCATGCCCTTCATCAAGATGAACTTCTGAATGCTGGCAGCCTAGTCAGCGTAATGTGGCCCAATTCCAAATGTCCTCTCTTAAAGGATGACCTGGTGTTGATGGACAG CCCTGGCATTGATGTAACCACAGAGCTGGACAGTTGGATCGACAAGTTCTGTCTAGATGCTGACGTATTTGTTCTGGTGGCAAATTCTGAATCAACACTGATGCAAACT GAGAAGCAGTTCTTTCACAAGGTGAATGAACGTCTGTCTCGAcccaatatatttattttaaataaccgCTGGGATGCATCTGCCTCTGAACCAGAATACATGGAAGAG GTGCGTCGACAACACATGGAGCGGTGTACCAGCTTCCTGGTAGATGAGCTGGGTGTTGTGGATCGAGCCCAGGCAGGGGATCGAATTTTCTTTGTGTCAGCGAAAGAAGTGCTGAATGCCAGGATTCAGAGGGCTCAAGGGATGCCAGAAGGAG gTGGAGCGTTGGCAGATGGATTTCAAGTAAGAATGTTTGAGTTTCAGAACTTCGAGAGAAGATTTGAG GAATGTATATCGCAGTcagcagtaaaaacaaaatttgagCAGCATACGGTGAGAGCAAAGCAGATTGCAGAAGATGTTCGTCTCATCATGGATTCTGTGCATATTGCTGCCCAGGAACAGCG AGTTTACTGTCTGGAAATGCGAGAGGAAAGACAGGAACGTTTAGGTTTTATTGACAAACAGCTGGAGCTCCTTACTCAAGACTACAAGcggaaaataaaacagatcaCAGAAGAAGTGGAGAGGCAG GTGTCAAATGCAATGGCAGAAGAAATCAGACGGCTTTCAGTATTGGTAGATGAATACCAAGCAGACTTCCATCCATCTCAAGTAGTTCTTAAAGTTTACAAGAGT GAGCTGCATAAACACATTGAGGAAGGCCTGGGTCGTAACATGTCAGATCGTTGCTCCAATGCAATCACAGCTTCCCTGCAGACAATGCAGCAAGAAATGATAG ATGGGTTAAAACCCCTTCTCCCAGTCTCTTTGCGGGGCCAGATAGACATGTTAATTCCCCGCCAGTGCTTCATGCTCAGCTATGATCTGAACTGTGACAAGCTTTGTGCTGACTTCCAAGAGGACATAGAATTCCATTTCTCTCTTGGATGGACAATGCTGGTGAACAGGTTTTTGGGACCAAAGAATGGTCGTCGGGCCTTGATGGGCTATAATGACCAG GTTCAACGCCCTTTAACACCAGCAAATCCCAGTCTGCCTCCTTTGCCTCAGGGCTCTATGACCCAGGAAGAGCTCATGGTGTCAATGGTGACTGGACTGGCCTCATTAACTTCCCGAACTTCCATGGGAATCATCGTGGTTGGTGGTGTG GTCTGGAAGGCTGTGGGTTGGAGACTGATTGCTCTCTCTTTTGGCCTTTATGGGCTCCTTTATGTATATGAGCGCCTCACCTGGACCACAAAGGCGAAAGAGAGAGCTTTCAAACGGCAGTTTGTAGAGTATGCTGGTGAGAAATTGCAGCTCATCGTCAGTTACACGGGTTCCAACTGCAGCCATCAAGTCCAACA AGAGCTTGCTGGAACATTTGCTCATTTGTGTCAGCAAGTGGATGTCACACGGGAGAACCTTGAGCAGGAAatttctgccatgaataaaaaaatcGAAGTTCTGGATTCcttgcagagcaaagcaaaattGCTCAG GAATAAAGCGGGTTGGCTTGACAGTGAACTCAACATGTTCACACATCAATACCTGCAGCAAAGCAGATAG
- the MFN2 gene encoding mitofusin-2 isoform X2, translating into MKVAFFGRTSNGKSTVINAMLWDKVLPSGIGHTTNCFLRVEGTDGHEAFLLTEGSEEKKSVKTVNQLAHALHQDELLNAGSLVSVMWPNSKCPLLKDDLVLMDSPGIDVTTELDSWIDKFCLDADVFVLVANSESTLMQTEKQFFHKVNERLSRPNIFILNNRWDASASEPEYMEEVRRQHMERCTSFLVDELGVVDRAQAGDRIFFVSAKEVLNARIQRAQGMPEGGGALADGFQVRMFEFQNFERRFEECISQSAVKTKFEQHTVRAKQIAEDVRLIMDSVHIAAQEQRVYCLEMREERQERLGFIDKQLELLTQDYKRKIKQITEEVERQVSNAMAEEIRRLSVLVDEYQADFHPSQVVLKVYKSELHKHIEEGLGRNMSDRCSNAITASLQTMQQEMIDGLKPLLPVSLRGQIDMLIPRQCFMLSYDLNCDKLCADFQEDIEFHFSLGWTMLVNRFLGPKNGRRALMGYNDQVQRPLTPANPSLPPLPQGSMTQEELMVSMVTGLASLTSRTSMGIIVVGGVVWKAVGWRLIALSFGLYGLLYVYERLTWTTKAKERAFKRQFVEYAGEKLQLIVSYTGSNCSHQVQQELAGTFAHLCQQVDVTRENLEQEISAMNKKIEVLDSLQSKAKLLRNKAGWLDSELNMFTHQYLQQSR; encoded by the exons ATGAAAGTTGCTTTTTTTGGAAG GACAAGCAACGGGAAAAGCACTGTGATAAATGCCATGCTATGGGACAAAGTCCTTCCTTCAGGAATTGGACACACCACTAATTGTTTCTTGCGTGTAGAAGGGACAGATGGACATGAAGCTTTCCTGCTTACTGAAGgctcagaggaaaagaagagtgTTAAG ACAGTAAACCAGCTGGCTCATGCCCTTCATCAAGATGAACTTCTGAATGCTGGCAGCCTAGTCAGCGTAATGTGGCCCAATTCCAAATGTCCTCTCTTAAAGGATGACCTGGTGTTGATGGACAG CCCTGGCATTGATGTAACCACAGAGCTGGACAGTTGGATCGACAAGTTCTGTCTAGATGCTGACGTATTTGTTCTGGTGGCAAATTCTGAATCAACACTGATGCAAACT GAGAAGCAGTTCTTTCACAAGGTGAATGAACGTCTGTCTCGAcccaatatatttattttaaataaccgCTGGGATGCATCTGCCTCTGAACCAGAATACATGGAAGAG GTGCGTCGACAACACATGGAGCGGTGTACCAGCTTCCTGGTAGATGAGCTGGGTGTTGTGGATCGAGCCCAGGCAGGGGATCGAATTTTCTTTGTGTCAGCGAAAGAAGTGCTGAATGCCAGGATTCAGAGGGCTCAAGGGATGCCAGAAGGAG gTGGAGCGTTGGCAGATGGATTTCAAGTAAGAATGTTTGAGTTTCAGAACTTCGAGAGAAGATTTGAG GAATGTATATCGCAGTcagcagtaaaaacaaaatttgagCAGCATACGGTGAGAGCAAAGCAGATTGCAGAAGATGTTCGTCTCATCATGGATTCTGTGCATATTGCTGCCCAGGAACAGCG AGTTTACTGTCTGGAAATGCGAGAGGAAAGACAGGAACGTTTAGGTTTTATTGACAAACAGCTGGAGCTCCTTACTCAAGACTACAAGcggaaaataaaacagatcaCAGAAGAAGTGGAGAGGCAG GTGTCAAATGCAATGGCAGAAGAAATCAGACGGCTTTCAGTATTGGTAGATGAATACCAAGCAGACTTCCATCCATCTCAAGTAGTTCTTAAAGTTTACAAGAGT GAGCTGCATAAACACATTGAGGAAGGCCTGGGTCGTAACATGTCAGATCGTTGCTCCAATGCAATCACAGCTTCCCTGCAGACAATGCAGCAAGAAATGATAG ATGGGTTAAAACCCCTTCTCCCAGTCTCTTTGCGGGGCCAGATAGACATGTTAATTCCCCGCCAGTGCTTCATGCTCAGCTATGATCTGAACTGTGACAAGCTTTGTGCTGACTTCCAAGAGGACATAGAATTCCATTTCTCTCTTGGATGGACAATGCTGGTGAACAGGTTTTTGGGACCAAAGAATGGTCGTCGGGCCTTGATGGGCTATAATGACCAG GTTCAACGCCCTTTAACACCAGCAAATCCCAGTCTGCCTCCTTTGCCTCAGGGCTCTATGACCCAGGAAGAGCTCATGGTGTCAATGGTGACTGGACTGGCCTCATTAACTTCCCGAACTTCCATGGGAATCATCGTGGTTGGTGGTGTG GTCTGGAAGGCTGTGGGTTGGAGACTGATTGCTCTCTCTTTTGGCCTTTATGGGCTCCTTTATGTATATGAGCGCCTCACCTGGACCACAAAGGCGAAAGAGAGAGCTTTCAAACGGCAGTTTGTAGAGTATGCTGGTGAGAAATTGCAGCTCATCGTCAGTTACACGGGTTCCAACTGCAGCCATCAAGTCCAACA AGAGCTTGCTGGAACATTTGCTCATTTGTGTCAGCAAGTGGATGTCACACGGGAGAACCTTGAGCAGGAAatttctgccatgaataaaaaaatcGAAGTTCTGGATTCcttgcagagcaaagcaaaattGCTCAG GAATAAAGCGGGTTGGCTTGACAGTGAACTCAACATGTTCACACATCAATACCTGCAGCAAAGCAGATAG